The genomic segment AGAGATTGAACTTCCAAGCGACGAAGAAGAGGAGATGCTGACCTAGTTTCAGCCGGTGTTCACCGCGTTAGGTCGTCAGCGATACAGCGATGAGGCGGAAAACGTCACCGGAGAGATCTCAAGCGTAAGTGGCACGAACTGCGCACCAATTCCGACAGGATTGAAAAGTGAGGCCAGGCGCGATCCTGACAGCGTTTGCGGCGGGTTCAGGACATCTGAAATCGCGATGTACTTTGCCTCAAGGTCTTCCCTGACCTTGGGATCCTTCAAGTCAGCGATGTTCAGTTTTTCTTCGTATCGAAGTTTCTGCGCATCCACCTCAAGGCCCGCCAGCTCTTTTGGCAGGCCCAGGGCAACCTGAAAGAAATCGGTCAGTCGTGTATCCTTGAGAACATCGTACCAGTTGTCGATGTCGGCCACTTCTTCGCGAAAATGCAGGACATTGCCCACCGTGTCGTTCTGGGCTGCATTGTCGTTCACGAAAACGCGGTTGAAATAGCGCTCAACGATTTGTTCAACCCATACAGGATTGTCGAAACCGGGGTCGGTTGGCCCATCCTCTGTCGTAAAGCCCATAGCAGCGTGAAGCTCTCCGAACCGCGGGTCGGTCAGGCGGTTTACCA from the Roseovarius indicus genome contains:
- a CDS encoding DUF1217 domain-containing protein, whose protein sequence is MVISIGGLGSQIALNIIDSTRQRQIISLREQPEHERAASAFRERIASISTPAELVKDFEVYSFVMKAFDLEEQIFGKGMIRKVLESDPSDETSLVNRLTDPRFGELHAAMGFTTEDGPTDPGFDNPVWVEQIVERYFNRVFVNDNAAQNDTVGNVLHFREEVADIDNWYDVLKDTRLTDFFQVALGLPKELAGLEVDAQKLRYEEKLNIADLKDPKVREDLEAKYIAISDVLNPPQTLSGSRLASLFNPVGIGAQFVPLTLEISPVTFSASSLYR